A region of the bacterium genome:
GGCTGAAACCGGATGATCGTGGTATTCAAGGCGGGTAAGAGTTCATAAATTTCGAGATCGGCGATCTCAATCAGTTCTTCGCGCGGCTCCTGGTCATAGCGATGGATCACGAGCTGCGAGAGCCGGCCAACGGGTGCGCGAAGTTCCGGGGGATCCAGCTTGCCTCCCTTCAGTTTAGCCTCCACCCGCCCGAAGCGATCATGCACTCCCGGCTTCCCCGACTTGCGGCGGAAAAACAGATAAATCAGGATTCCGGCCGCCAGCAGAATCTCCAGCAGGATGATCCACGGATTCTCAATCACAACAAAGTGTTCCGCTCAGATTGGCAGGGGTGGGTTGGTACAAGTTGTTCTTTCTTGTACAATCTGACCAAGATTTCGAGAATATCTTCTTTTCCATCCAAATACATAGATTATTTGCGATTCTTGTTGACTCTGACGAGAAATATCATTAGTTTGCGCGAAACGGGAACTTCCCGTCATGCCATTCGTATACAAAGTGCAGCCAGTGCAAAATGGCAAAAGGTGCTCAACGAAGAGAGCAGAGGTTCAAAACGGCGAAAGGACGTGAGGAAATGGTGATCCTCAACATCCAACAGGCTGCGAAGTTCTTGGGAAAGACTCCGGCCGCTCTGCGGAACGGCTATAAGAGGTGGGGTGTACCTCACTTTCGACTCGGTGGTCAGATCAAGTTCACGCAGGAAGCGTTGCAAGAGTGGGTTGAGAAAAACATGGTGGTGGCCGAGTCCGAAGAAGAGACGAAGCCGAAAGCCGGTACCGCCACCGATGGCCGCCGCGGCAAGCGGCTCTCAGCCAAACCGTCTTCGCGGCCGTAAGGCGGGATCGTTCAGATACACGAATCCCACGCAAGTTGATGATAGGGTGTCCCAACTATTCGGGACACCCTTGTTCGTTTATTCACCCCGGTGGCTGACCGTTTCTGTTCTATAGTACCGTCTCATCCTCGGCCCGCCAAGCGGGATCTACGATGCAGAGAAATTCGATATCCGCAGGACCGAGACTCAGAATGCGCTGTCGGGCTTCGGGCGGGATGTACACCGCATCGCCCGGTCCAACCTCCCGCTGCGCCCCGTCAATTTCCATCGTCCCCCGTCCCGCCAGTATGTAGTACACTTCACTGGTCGTGAGAACGTGCAAATCCGACCATTTGCCCACTGCCAGCTTTGCGTGCGCCAGACTATAGCGGATCCCCACCGGATCGCGCAGGGGATGCAAGAGCTCGCGGAGGATCGTGCGATCCCCGGCCACAAACGGCTTGCACGATTCGAGCGATTTCACGAACACTACTTCGCGACACCTGTTTTTGACCAGATGCCGAGCGGATAGCCGTCGGGACTGAGGATCACGCCGTAGCACCCCATTCCATCGGGAAGTTCCGAACTCAGCCGCGACACCGATCCACCCAGTTTCTCGGCTTTCTTCAGCGCACTGTCCACGTCGGCGACCTCGACATAGTTGTAAAATCCCGAAATCCGCGGAATCTCGCTGACCCGCGTCAGCCCGCCGATCGTTTCACCTTCGGATGTGCAAATCAGAAGGTAATCATCGCCATAGAACTTCCGGAACGTCCAGTTGAACAAAGGTCCATAGAACTCTACTGCCTTGCGAACGTCAAGGGTTGGAAATTCAATGTGTGCGAAGGTGTGCATGAGCGAACGCCTCTGGTGGTCAGTTATTCTGCAATCGCATCGAAATCAAAACATTCGGGGCGGATTCGCCGCCCCTTTAGCCGACCTTACGGTACGAGTTTTTCCCGCCAATGTCAAGCTCCCACAAGACCCGAGCCGGGAACCGAGTCAATAGGTACGCCGTTTGCAAAATGTCCCTTCCCGGTTAAGAAGGAGAAACCCAGATGTCAAGTTCTATCACCAGACGCTTGCTGAGAGCAGTCCCCATCGGTGCCGCCGTGGCCGTGATGTTGGCTATGGGAGCCGGAGATCCCAAGGCACAAGGACTCATCATCGGCTCGCCGATGCCGCCTTTCAATCTGAAGAACGTGGACGGCAGTATGCTCGCGTCCGAGACCTTTTCCGGCAAGCGGGCGGTAGCCGTAATCTTCTCGTGCAATCACTGTCCGTTCGTCCACTCCTACGAGAGCCGGATGATTCAACTGGCGGGTGAGTATCAACCCAAGGGCGTACCGTTCGTTCTCATCAATCCCAACGATCCGAAGAAGCAGCCGCAGGACAGCTTCGAGAATATGCAGAAGCGCGCCGCCGAAAAGGGCTACCCATTCCCCTATCTCTTGGACGAAACGCAGAACGTTGCCAAAGCCTACGGGGCGTCGCGTACACCCGAAGTGTTTCTGTTCGGCCCCGACCGTAAGCTTGTGTACTGGGGACGCATTGACGACAACACCGAAGAACCGCAGGTCAAGAAACGCGATCTGAAGGATGCGCTCGATCACGTGCTGGCCGGCACTCCCGCAGCGATTGAAGAGCCCATCACCAAGGCGTTCGGCTGCACGATCAAGTGGCGCGACTGAGCGCCACAGACACTCCTAAGATTCACGGGGCTGGCCATAATGATTGGACAGCCCCGTTTTCTTCGACCGTTGGGACAATCCCCGATACCAGCCGAATTCAGTAAGGTGGTCACCTTATGGCAGGAAAGGAACGATCGAGCTCAATTGCAGATGAAACGGCAAGCGAGAAGAAACAAGTAATTGCAGGCCATCAGTGCTTGATCTCTCACTCTCGTAACACGGGCTTAAATCCCGTGAGCGCTACAGAAAAACAACGGGTTAGCCGGTGAGGCTGATCCGTTTGTTGTCACCCCGAAGGAAATTCGGGGTATTACGTTTGTGATCCAGCCAAAGTTATTCGGCTTCCGCTGTTATATTGACTTCGATTTTATCCTCGTATATATTGATTCCGTCGAACCTTGTCATCAATAGCGGGGGATGGGGGAATCCGATAATCTGTCACAACAAGAACACTGCCGATATCCATCAAGGAGTCTCGCGATGAAGACCATTCTTACCGGTCTGTTTTCCCTGTTGGTGCTGGTAACTTTTACGCCGCT
Encoded here:
- a CDS encoding cupredoxin domain-containing protein, whose protein sequence is MIENPWIILLEILLAAGILIYLFFRRKSGKPGVHDRFGRVEAKLKGGKLDPPELRAPVGRLSQLVIHRYDQEPREELIEIADLEIYELLPALNTTIIRFQPEKRGTFPIVLGAEREIGTLIVE
- a CDS encoding helix-turn-helix domain-containing protein, with amino-acid sequence MVILNIQQAAKFLGKTPAALRNGYKRWGVPHFRLGGQIKFTQEALQEWVEKNMVVAESEEETKPKAGTATDGRRGKRLSAKPSSRP
- a CDS encoding cupin domain-containing protein; translated protein: MFVKSLESCKPFVAGDRTILRELLHPLRDPVGIRYSLAHAKLAVGKWSDLHVLTTSEVYYILAGRGTMEIDGAQREVGPGDAVYIPPEARQRILSLGPADIEFLCIVDPAWRAEDETVL
- a CDS encoding VOC family protein; translated protein: MHTFAHIEFPTLDVRKAVEFYGPLFNWTFRKFYGDDYLLICTSEGETIGGLTRVSEIPRISGFYNYVEVADVDSALKKAEKLGGSVSRLSSELPDGMGCYGVILSPDGYPLGIWSKTGVAK
- a CDS encoding thioredoxin family protein yields the protein MGAGDPKAQGLIIGSPMPPFNLKNVDGSMLASETFSGKRAVAVIFSCNHCPFVHSYESRMIQLAGEYQPKGVPFVLINPNDPKKQPQDSFENMQKRAAEKGYPFPYLLDETQNVAKAYGASRTPEVFLFGPDRKLVYWGRIDDNTEEPQVKKRDLKDALDHVLAGTPAAIEEPITKAFGCTIKWRD